A part of Streptomyces sp. DSM 40750 genomic DNA contains:
- a CDS encoding pentapeptide repeat-containing protein: MMINDLTAAERRVWDAFPRGAAVEFGTADDEDAADGTGWGPERTVRARVLRALLLTAPQEEGEVAALKIAGARITGKLDLKYATVDSVVRLSDCHFDEAPDFSGAQFTYLNLTKSVLPGLRSARVRVDGGLRLTECRFRGPVRLTGAQISGTLFMERAEFTAPDDEPALRLNQAEIGEELCAPGLRANGEVRLGGAHVAGAVDLRRCRLHRPGGTALSAETLATESDVVLRHADVRGRVEMRGARVGGQLDLAYARLSDPGGMALRVSSSVISELWLRDGPPMEGVLNMRRAQIEVLVLEPDMLPEKVLLNSLTYTSLIPHEPAQRRLPMLERDGEAYLPYSYEQLTAAYRRIGDDDAARLVQLAKQRRHRATLRWHGRLWGYAQDATVGYGFRPLRAAVWLLSLMAVGSVAYAVRPPEPLKADEAPEFNPVFYTLDLLLPIIDFGQERAYAPDGWSQWLSYVLVITGWILATTVVTGVTRTVSRQ, encoded by the coding sequence ATGATGATCAACGATCTGACGGCGGCCGAGCGGCGGGTCTGGGACGCGTTTCCCCGGGGCGCGGCGGTGGAGTTCGGGACCGCCGACGACGAGGACGCCGCGGACGGCACCGGGTGGGGCCCGGAGCGGACCGTACGGGCCCGGGTGCTGCGGGCATTGCTGCTCACCGCTCCCCAGGAGGAGGGCGAGGTCGCGGCCCTCAAGATCGCGGGCGCCCGGATCACCGGCAAGCTGGACCTGAAGTACGCGACGGTCGACAGCGTCGTACGGCTGAGCGACTGCCACTTCGACGAGGCACCCGACTTCTCAGGTGCGCAGTTCACCTACCTCAACCTGACCAAGTCCGTGCTGCCCGGCCTGCGTTCGGCGCGGGTGCGGGTCGACGGCGGGCTGCGGTTGACGGAGTGCCGGTTCCGGGGGCCGGTCAGGCTCACCGGTGCGCAGATCTCCGGGACCCTCTTCATGGAGCGCGCCGAGTTCACCGCGCCGGACGACGAGCCCGCGCTGCGGCTCAACCAGGCGGAGATCGGGGAGGAGTTGTGCGCTCCCGGGCTGCGCGCGAACGGCGAGGTCCGGCTCGGCGGTGCCCATGTCGCCGGCGCGGTCGACCTGAGGCGCTGTCGGCTGCACCGGCCCGGCGGCACTGCCCTCAGCGCGGAGACACTCGCCACCGAGTCCGACGTCGTGCTGCGGCACGCGGACGTACGCGGCCGGGTCGAGATGCGCGGTGCCCGGGTGGGCGGCCAGCTGGACCTGGCGTACGCGCGGCTGTCGGACCCCGGCGGTATGGCACTGCGGGTGAGCAGTTCCGTCATCAGCGAACTGTGGCTGCGCGACGGACCTCCGATGGAGGGCGTCCTCAATATGCGCCGCGCCCAGATAGAGGTGCTGGTCCTGGAGCCGGACATGCTGCCCGAGAAGGTCCTCCTGAACAGCCTCACCTACACCTCCCTCATCCCGCACGAGCCCGCCCAGCGGCGGCTGCCCATGCTGGAGCGGGACGGGGAGGCATATCTGCCCTACTCATACGAGCAGTTGACGGCCGCGTACCGCAGGATCGGTGACGACGACGCCGCCCGGCTCGTCCAGCTCGCCAAGCAGCGCCGCCATCGCGCCACGCTCCGCTGGCACGGGCGGCTCTGGGGATACGCCCAGGACGCCACCGTCGGCTACGGCTTCCGCCCGCTGCGCGCGGCCGTCTGGCTGCTCTCGCTGATGGCGGTGGGCTCGGTGGCGTACGCGGTGCGGCCGCCCGAGCCGCTCAAGGCGGACGAGGCCCCGGAGTTCAACCCCGTCTTCTACACCCTCGACCTGCTCCTCCCGATCATCGACTTCGGGCAGGAGCGGGCGTACGCGCCCGACGGCTGGTCGCAGTGGCTGTCGTACGTCCTCGTCATCACCGGCTGGATCCTGGCGACGACGGTCGTCACGGGTGTGACGCGCACGGTCAGCCGCCAGTGA
- a CDS encoding PPOX class F420-dependent oxidoreductase, with product MTRDTNDDEAVQEALLKLLSEHGGGVLVTLKADGRPQLSNVNHAYYPDERTIRVSVTEPRAKTRNMRRDPRVSYHVTSDDRWTYTVVEGTADLTPVAEDPHDETVEELIRLYRDVQGEHPDWDDYRAAMVRDRRLVLRLRVERAYGIAGR from the coding sequence ATGACCCGGGACACGAACGACGACGAAGCCGTGCAGGAAGCGCTGCTCAAGCTGCTCTCCGAGCACGGCGGCGGAGTGCTCGTCACCCTCAAGGCCGACGGCCGCCCCCAGCTCTCGAACGTCAACCACGCGTACTACCCCGACGAGCGGACCATTCGCGTGTCGGTCACCGAGCCGCGCGCCAAGACCCGCAACATGCGGCGGGACCCCCGAGTGTCGTACCACGTCACCAGCGACGACCGATGGACGTACACCGTCGTCGAGGGCACGGCCGACCTCACCCCGGTGGCGGAGGACCCGCACGACGAGACGGTCGAGGAGCTCATCCGTCTCTACCGGGACGTACAAGGAGAACACCCGGACTGGGACGACTACCGTGCCGCGATGGTCCGGGACCGGCGGCTCGTGCTGCGGCTGCGGGTGGAGCGGGCCTACGGGATCGCCGGGCGCTGA
- a CDS encoding bifunctional sugar phosphate isomerase/epimerase/4-hydroxyphenylpyruvate dioxygenase family protein translates to MRTSIATVSLSGSLTEKLTAAARAGFDGVEIFENDLLASPLTPEEIRARCADLGLSIDLYQPMRDIEAVPAEVFDSNLRRARHKFELMGRLGVDTVLVCSSVHPLAEDDDALAAYHLRQLASLAQEFGIRVAYEALAWGRHVSTYGHAWRIVEAADHPALGTCLDSFHILARRSDPKGIEDIPGEKIFFLQLADAPLMAMDVLQWSRHYRCFPGQGGFDVTGLVKHVMAAGYAGPLSLEVFNDVFRQAEAGPTAVDAHRSLLMLQESAGIAALPERVVPTGVAFTELVTPDAEPVGALLGALGFARTARHRSKPVDLWQQGEARVLVNTGPAARRDGTQLAAIGLESPDPAGAARRAEALLAPVLPRRRAAEDAPLDAVAAPDGTELFFCATDRPELPSWTGDFRPVEHTEVTGHIHRVDHLALTQPWHQFDEAALFHRTVLGLHASESVDVADPYGLFRSRPVTNEDGSVRIALSVGPAPTDDTARAQHIALATDDVVAAARAFRAAGGRLLAVPANYYDDLAARFEFADGELETYRELGILYDRDADGEFRHCYTETVGRVFFELVQRDGHHKGYGAQNAPVRLAAQHVQRPVR, encoded by the coding sequence ATGCGTACATCCATCGCCACCGTCTCCCTCAGCGGGTCCCTCACCGAGAAGCTCACGGCCGCAGCGCGGGCCGGCTTCGACGGGGTGGAGATCTTCGAGAACGATCTGCTCGCCAGCCCTCTCACTCCGGAGGAGATCCGGGCTCGCTGTGCGGATCTGGGGCTGAGCATCGATCTCTATCAGCCGATGCGGGACATCGAGGCCGTACCGGCGGAGGTGTTCGACAGCAATCTCCGGCGTGCCCGCCACAAGTTCGAGCTGATGGGCCGGCTCGGCGTCGACACGGTGCTCGTCTGCTCCAGCGTCCACCCGCTCGCCGAGGACGACGACGCGCTCGCCGCGTACCACCTGCGCCAACTGGCCAGTCTGGCACAGGAGTTCGGCATCCGAGTGGCGTACGAGGCGCTGGCGTGGGGGCGGCACGTCAGTACGTACGGCCATGCGTGGCGCATCGTCGAGGCGGCCGATCACCCCGCGCTCGGCACCTGCCTGGACAGCTTCCACATTCTCGCCCGCAGGTCCGATCCCAAGGGCATCGAGGACATCCCCGGCGAGAAGATCTTCTTCCTCCAGCTGGCCGACGCGCCGCTGATGGCGATGGACGTGTTGCAGTGGAGCCGGCACTACCGGTGTTTCCCGGGGCAGGGCGGCTTCGATGTCACCGGCCTGGTCAAGCACGTCATGGCGGCCGGATACGCGGGGCCGCTCTCCCTGGAGGTCTTCAACGACGTCTTCCGGCAGGCCGAGGCCGGACCCACCGCCGTGGACGCCCACCGCTCGCTGCTGATGCTCCAGGAGTCGGCGGGCATCGCCGCGCTGCCGGAGCGGGTGGTGCCCACCGGTGTCGCCTTCACCGAGCTCGTCACGCCCGACGCCGAGCCGGTGGGCGCGCTGCTCGGTGCGCTCGGCTTCGCCCGCACGGCCCGGCACCGCAGCAAGCCGGTGGACCTGTGGCAGCAGGGCGAGGCGCGGGTGCTGGTCAACACCGGCCCGGCCGCCCGGCGCGACGGCACCCAGCTCGCCGCGATCGGCCTGGAGTCACCGGACCCGGCCGGCGCCGCCCGCCGTGCCGAGGCCCTGCTCGCCCCGGTCCTGCCGCGCCGCCGCGCCGCCGAGGACGCGCCGCTGGACGCGGTGGCCGCGCCCGACGGCACGGAACTCTTCTTCTGCGCGACGGACCGCCCCGAACTCCCCAGCTGGACCGGGGACTTCCGGCCCGTGGAGCACACGGAGGTCACGGGCCACATCCACCGCGTCGACCACCTCGCCCTGACCCAGCCCTGGCACCAGTTCGACGAGGCGGCGCTCTTCCACCGCACGGTGCTCGGCCTCCACGCCAGCGAGAGCGTCGACGTCGCCGACCCGTACGGCCTGTTCCGCAGCCGGCCGGTGACCAACGAGGACGGCAGCGTCCGTATCGCCCTCAGCGTCGGCCCCGCCCCGACCGACGACACCGCCCGCGCCCAGCACATCGCCCTCGCCACGGACGACGTGGTCGCCGCCGCCCGTGCCTTCCGCGCGGCCGGGGGCCGACTGCTGGCCGTCCCCGCGAACTACTACGACGACCTGGCCGCACGGTTCGAGTTCGCCGACGGCGAGCTGGAGACGTACCGCGAACTCGGCATCCTCTACGACCGCGACGCGGACGGCGAGTTCCGCCACTGCTACACCGAGACCGTGGGCCGCGTCTTCTTCGAACTCGTCCAGCGGGACGGCCACCACAAGGGCTACGGCGCGCAGAACGCCCCCGTGCGGCTCGCCGCCCAGCACGTCCAACGGCCGGTCAGGTGA
- a CDS encoding MFS transporter has product MSVPAAPPGQPKKAATAAWIGSALEYYDFFIYGSAAALIFPTVFFDESDPATATLLSLATFGVAYAARPIGALFLGHFGDRLGRKKIMVFTLILMGLSTFLIGCLPTRDQVGTLAPVLLVLCRVLQGISAAGEQASANSMTLEHAPADRRGFFTSFTLSGTQGGQLLATLVFIPIAALPEDQLLSWGWRVPFWMSIAVAVVGYVIRRTLEETPAFTQQTESEGVAKLPLVVLMREHWADVLRVVAGALVASVSTIFTVWALAYGTSESVGLSRSSMLWVGALANLVALGAIPLWATLSDRIGRRPVFLIGAAGSAVMMFVYLWAISTGAYPLVLILGIVTFGVVYSAANGIWPSFYGEMFSTRVRLSGMAIGTQIGFAIAGFAVTFAAQIAGPDGDNWFAVALFTTALCIPPVLAVLTARETHKIPTELLGTRAPREKNDRERVAA; this is encoded by the coding sequence GTGTCCGTCCCCGCCGCACCTCCCGGCCAGCCCAAAAAGGCCGCTACTGCCGCCTGGATCGGCAGCGCCCTGGAGTACTACGACTTCTTCATCTACGGCAGCGCCGCCGCCCTGATCTTCCCGACGGTCTTCTTCGACGAGTCCGACCCGGCCACCGCGACCCTGCTGTCGCTGGCCACGTTCGGTGTCGCGTACGCGGCGCGGCCGATCGGCGCGCTCTTCCTCGGCCACTTCGGCGACCGGCTGGGCCGCAAGAAGATCATGGTCTTCACGCTGATCCTGATGGGTCTGTCGACGTTCCTCATCGGCTGTCTGCCCACCCGCGACCAGGTCGGGACCCTCGCCCCGGTCCTCCTGGTGCTCTGCCGCGTCCTCCAGGGCATCTCGGCGGCCGGTGAGCAGGCCAGCGCGAACTCCATGACGCTGGAACACGCACCGGCGGACCGGCGCGGCTTCTTCACCAGCTTCACCCTGAGCGGCACCCAGGGCGGACAGCTGCTCGCCACCCTGGTCTTCATCCCGATCGCCGCGCTCCCCGAGGACCAGCTGCTCTCCTGGGGCTGGCGCGTCCCGTTCTGGATGAGCATCGCGGTCGCCGTCGTCGGCTACGTCATCCGCCGCACGCTGGAGGAGACCCCGGCCTTCACCCAGCAGACCGAGTCCGAGGGCGTCGCCAAGCTGCCGCTGGTCGTGCTGATGCGCGAGCACTGGGCGGACGTGCTCCGGGTGGTCGCGGGCGCGCTGGTCGCCTCGGTCTCCACGATCTTCACCGTGTGGGCGCTGGCGTACGGCACGAGCGAGTCGGTCGGCCTGTCCCGTTCCTCCATGCTGTGGGTGGGCGCGCTCGCCAACCTGGTCGCGCTCGGCGCGATCCCGCTGTGGGCCACGCTCTCCGACCGCATCGGCCGCCGCCCCGTGTTCCTGATCGGCGCGGCCGGCAGCGCGGTGATGATGTTCGTCTACCTGTGGGCGATCTCCACCGGCGCCTACCCGCTGGTCCTGATCCTCGGCATCGTCACCTTCGGTGTCGTCTACAGCGCCGCGAACGGCATCTGGCCCTCCTTCTACGGCGAGATGTTCTCCACCCGGGTCCGTCTGTCCGGCATGGCCATCGGCACCCAGATCGGCTTCGCCATCGCCGGCTTCGCCGTCACCTTCGCCGCGCAGATCGCCGGCCCGGACGGAGACAACTGGTTCGCCGTGGCCCTCTTCACCACGGCCCTGTGCATCCCGCCGGTCCTCGCCGTCCTCACCGCCCGCGAGACCCACAAGATCCCGACCGAACTCCTCGGCACCCGCGCACCGCGCGAGAAGAACGACCGGGAGCGCGTCGCGGCCTGA
- a CDS encoding TetR/AcrR family transcriptional regulator: MGERSTGLRSRLVDVGVDLVTAEGVQALSLREIARRAGVSHGAPRRYFPTHLELLSAIARRGFEELAGRGVAALGEDGTASPREQIATLGRLYLDFALTNRGMHELMFRHDLLESNELGLRDASLPIFSLLVDLVGRARPDADARLVAGALLANLYGIAQLWTWGSLQLTTGADDFAPLLNTALDAHLGSEGR, encoded by the coding sequence ATGGGTGAGCGGAGCACCGGGCTGCGGTCCCGGCTGGTCGATGTCGGGGTCGATTTGGTGACGGCCGAGGGTGTGCAGGCGCTGTCGCTGCGGGAGATCGCGCGGCGGGCGGGCGTGTCGCACGGGGCACCGCGGCGTTACTTCCCGACCCATCTGGAGCTGTTGTCGGCCATCGCGCGCCGGGGGTTCGAGGAGCTGGCGGGCCGGGGGGTCGCGGCACTCGGGGAGGACGGTACGGCGAGCCCGCGCGAGCAGATCGCGACGCTGGGGCGCCTGTATCTCGACTTCGCGCTCACCAACCGGGGCATGCACGAGCTGATGTTTCGTCATGATCTGCTGGAGAGCAACGAGTTGGGGCTGCGTGACGCCAGTCTGCCGATCTTCTCCCTGCTGGTCGATCTCGTCGGGCGGGCCCGGCCCGACGCCGACGCCCGGCTCGTGGCGGGCGCGCTGCTGGCGAACCTCTACGGCATAGCCCAGCTGTGGACCTGGGGCAGCCTCCAACTCACCACGGGTGCCGATGACTTCGCACCCTTGCTCAACACCGCGCTGGACGCGCACCTGGGGAGTGAGGGGCGATGA
- a CDS encoding MFS transporter: MTTATTEPGVDRGGPICAPHRRRLTLANSVLGAVLVALDGTVLTIAQPALRRDLDASLTEVQWTSTGYLIAVAGLLVFAGRLGDRFGHQRLFAWGVLGFGAASAGIGFAPGVGWVIGLRVVQGVFGALLQPATLGMLRAAFPPDRLGMPIALRTSAIGVAVAAGPLVGGVLVAQLGWRAVFFLNVVPALVMGLLALAVRAPEAGRTETAAGHPGHARKASPTRLDLPGAALLAVALAALVHTLVGVAEHGWTATGVLGLLVAVGAACVLVRHERRTPDPLLPTAVLGSATVRAALGVLVAASAAMLGALFVCSFVLQDVLGMDPLRTSLVALPGGVMMVLGAPLSAVLLRRWGARPTALTGTALLTAGVLALSRIGPGSSTVAVGGGFLLLGAGFGALMVTATAVVVRHAPPESAGVAGGLQQTAMNVGPTLGVAAATTLMPLGTGPALLLLAAVAALGAPLAGRMPRPARPARDGTRSVRNDESKDEREP, encoded by the coding sequence ATGACGACAGCCACGACGGAGCCCGGTGTCGACCGGGGCGGCCCGATATGCGCACCGCACCGCCGCCGCCTCACTCTCGCGAACAGTGTGCTCGGTGCCGTGCTCGTCGCCCTCGACGGAACGGTACTGACGATCGCTCAGCCCGCCCTGCGGCGCGACCTCGACGCGTCCCTCACCGAGGTGCAGTGGACGAGCACCGGCTATCTGATCGCGGTGGCGGGGCTGTTGGTGTTCGCGGGGCGGCTAGGCGACCGGTTCGGGCATCAACGCCTGTTCGCCTGGGGCGTGTTGGGATTCGGTGCGGCGTCCGCCGGCATCGGGTTCGCGCCCGGTGTGGGCTGGGTGATCGGGTTGCGGGTCGTCCAGGGGGTGTTCGGCGCGCTGTTGCAGCCCGCCACGCTCGGGATGCTGCGGGCCGCGTTCCCGCCCGACCGGCTGGGGATGCCCATCGCGCTGCGGACCAGCGCCATCGGTGTGGCGGTCGCGGCCGGGCCGCTGGTCGGCGGTGTGCTCGTCGCCCAACTGGGCTGGCGCGCGGTGTTCTTCCTCAACGTCGTCCCGGCGCTGGTCATGGGCCTGCTGGCGCTGGCGGTACGCGCCCCGGAGGCGGGGCGTACCGAGACGGCGGCGGGACACCCGGGGCATGCTCGCAAGGCTTCGCCCACCCGCCTCGACCTGCCCGGCGCCGCGCTGCTCGCCGTCGCCCTGGCCGCTCTCGTGCACACGCTGGTCGGGGTGGCGGAGCACGGCTGGACGGCGACCGGGGTGCTCGGCCTGCTCGTCGCCGTCGGCGCCGCCTGTGTTCTCGTACGCCATGAACGGCGCACCCCCGACCCGCTGTTGCCGACCGCCGTGCTGGGCTCGGCGACGGTGCGTGCGGCGCTCGGGGTGCTGGTGGCCGCGTCGGCGGCGATGCTCGGCGCGCTGTTCGTGTGCAGCTTCGTCCTCCAGGACGTGCTCGGCATGGACCCGCTCCGCACGAGCCTCGTCGCGCTGCCCGGCGGCGTGATGATGGTGCTCGGGGCGCCGCTGTCGGCCGTACTGCTGCGCCGGTGGGGCGCCCGTCCCACGGCCCTCACGGGGACGGCGCTGCTCACCGCCGGGGTGCTGGCGCTGTCCCGGATCGGCCCGGGGTCGTCGACGGTGGCGGTCGGGGGCGGATTCCTGCTGCTGGGGGCCGGTTTCGGCGCGCTGATGGTCACCGCGACCGCCGTCGTCGTACGGCATGCGCCGCCGGAGTCGGCGGGGGTGGCGGGCGGACTCCAGCAGACCGCGATGAACGTCGGCCCGACGCTGGGTGTGGCGGCCGCGACCACGCTCATGCCGCTCGGCACGGGCCCCGCGTTGCTGCTGCTGGCCGCGGTGGCCGCGCTCGGTGCGCCTCTTGCCGGACGAATGCCCCGACCCGCCCGCCCCGCGAGGGATGGAACGCGATCAGTACGGAACGATGAGAGCAAGGATGAACGCGAGCCGTAA
- a CDS encoding shikimate dehydrogenase — MPKVSNPVSSQDSYLVGLIGSGIGPSLSPALHEREADRQGLRYLYRLIDIDDLGVGPDAVGDLVRAARDLGFDGLNITHPCKQLVIEHLDALAPQAAALGAVNTVVFEDGRAIGHNTDVTGFAASFARGLPDAPLEKVVQLGAGGAGAAVAHATLTLGAEHVTVVDAMPDRATDLAASLNRHFGQGRAAAATPDALPALLGAADGIVHATPTGMAAHPGLPFAAESLRPGLWVAEVVYRPLETELLRAARAIGCATLDGGGMAVFQAADAFRLFTGREPDASRMLADIAELAGVAGVHN; from the coding sequence GTGCCCAAGGTCTCGAACCCTGTCTCCTCGCAGGACTCGTATCTCGTCGGCCTCATCGGTTCCGGAATCGGGCCCTCGCTCAGTCCCGCCCTGCACGAGCGGGAGGCCGACCGGCAGGGTCTGCGCTATCTGTACCGGCTGATCGACATCGACGATCTCGGGGTCGGCCCGGATGCGGTGGGCGACCTCGTACGTGCCGCCCGTGATCTGGGTTTCGACGGGCTGAACATCACCCACCCGTGCAAGCAGCTCGTCATCGAGCACCTCGACGCGCTCGCTCCGCAGGCCGCCGCTCTCGGCGCGGTCAACACCGTCGTCTTCGAGGACGGGCGCGCGATCGGCCACAACACGGACGTCACCGGCTTCGCCGCGTCCTTCGCCCGCGGCCTGCCCGACGCCCCGCTGGAGAAGGTGGTGCAGCTGGGCGCCGGGGGCGCGGGCGCGGCCGTCGCGCACGCCACGCTCACCCTCGGCGCGGAGCATGTCACCGTCGTCGACGCGATGCCCGACCGGGCGACCGACCTCGCCGCCTCCCTCAACCGGCACTTCGGTCAGGGGCGGGCCGCCGCGGCGACGCCGGACGCGTTGCCGGCGCTGCTGGGCGCGGCCGACGGGATCGTCCACGCGACGCCGACGGGGATGGCGGCGCACCCCGGGCTGCCGTTCGCCGCGGAGTCGCTGCGTCCCGGGCTGTGGGTGGCGGAGGTGGTGTACCGGCCGTTGGAGACGGAGCTGCTGCGGGCCGCGAGGGCGATTGGCTGCGCCACGCTGGACGGGGGAGGGATGGCGGTGTTCCAGGCGGCGGACGCGTTTCGGTTGTTCACGGGACGTGAGCCCGACGCTTCGCGGATGTTGGCCGACATCGCCGAGCTGGCCGGGGTTGCGGGCGTTCACAACTAA
- a CDS encoding TetR/AcrR family transcriptional regulator — MTSVEEPARPNGRIRDAARTKAEILDVATKEFARSGFAGARVDEIAARTRTTKRMIYYYFGGKEQLFTAVLERAYSVIRQTEQELDVEHLDPVAAIRRLAEVTFDHHEAHPDFIRLVSIENIHEAEHIASSEMLGKIGSPALDVIRRILESGQKSGLFTADVDAVDLHAMISAFCFFRVANRHTFGALFGRDLVDPGQREHYRAMLGDMVIAYLTADRATD; from the coding sequence ATGACCAGCGTCGAAGAACCGGCACGACCGAACGGGCGCATCCGTGACGCCGCCCGCACCAAGGCCGAGATCCTCGACGTCGCGACCAAGGAGTTCGCCCGTTCCGGGTTCGCCGGGGCCCGGGTCGACGAGATCGCCGCCCGGACCCGCACCACGAAGCGGATGATCTACTACTACTTCGGCGGCAAGGAGCAGCTCTTCACCGCCGTGCTGGAGCGGGCGTACTCCGTGATCCGGCAGACGGAGCAGGAGCTGGACGTCGAGCATCTGGACCCGGTCGCGGCCATCCGCCGGCTGGCCGAGGTGACGTTCGACCACCACGAGGCGCACCCCGACTTCATCCGTCTGGTCAGCATCGAGAACATCCATGAGGCCGAGCACATCGCCTCCTCCGAGATGCTCGGCAAGATCGGCTCCCCGGCCCTGGACGTGATCCGCCGGATCCTGGAGTCGGGCCAGAAGTCGGGCCTGTTCACGGCGGACGTCGACGCCGTCGACCTGCACGCGATGATCAGCGCCTTCTGCTTCTTCCGGGTAGCCAACCGGCACACCTTCGGCGCCCTCTTCGGCCGTGACCTGGTCGATCCGGGTCAGCGCGAGCACTACCGCGCGATGCTCGGCGACATGGTGATCGCGTACCTGACGGCGGACCGCGCGACGGACTGA